Part of the Elusimicrobiaceae bacterium genome is shown below.
GGACAGGCCGAAACCATAACCGACCTGACCCCCGCCAACTGATATGAAACACCTGCCGCGCATGTCAGGCAATTGCAGGAAAAGGCTTGCGTCAATCGCTTGCGCCGCCGCGCTGCTGTGCGCCGCGGACGCCAGCGCGTGGTGGGGGTACGCCGTAACCGCGGGAGCCTGGCGGCCTGACGCCGGCGATATGGAAACCGAACTGGCGGCCCGGCGCAACGGCAACGCTCCGGCAAACGGCAGCGTTTACCGCGACACGGGCGCGGGCGACCTTACGGTTTTTCTGGAAACGAACCGGGAATTCCGGCTGGGCTTTTCGCTCGGCTACGGACTTATGGCGCAGGCCGGGCTGAACGAAACTTTCACGCAAAACTCAGCCGCCGATTCCGCGCTGAAAATCACCGGCCGGACCGCTTATTTTCCGCTTACCCTATACGGCAAATACAAACCCTGCGACAAGCCCTATTCGCTGTGGCTGGGCGGCGGACTGGACTGGATCATGGCGGACAGCGACGTTATGCAGGTGGACTCGGGCAGCAAAAATATAGTCAAAACATTTTCGTCGCAGATAATCGCTCCGGCGATGTCGGGCGGAGCGGAATGGTTTTTGTCAAAACACATCGCGCTCGGCGTAACCGCGAAATACGTCTTCAGCGCGCGCACTGACGAGATGTCCGCCGAACTCGCCGGCCAGCCCTATACCGGCAATTACAAAATGATCATGCGCGGAGAAAACATCGCGTTCATTCCCGGTGACCAGCCGCTCGCGTCCGGCGAGCGGCTCTACAGCTGTGATTACGGCGGGTTCCGAGCCGCGCTTGAACTGCGCGCCTATTTCGGCGGCCCTGATAAAAACTGACCGGCTCCCTCACGATTTTCAAAAAAAGCCCCCCGGTTTTCCGGCCGGGGGGCTTTTCTTTAAACGAAACCCGATTACATTTTGACAGTGTCCGCCTTTTCCATGGGACCTAGCGGATGCTGCTGCACAAATTCCGACGCTTCGACATAAGCCTGCTCGCGTTCCTTCTGCGTCAGTTTAGTGGCGATCGAAGTCAGATAAAGCTCCAGTTCCTGATCCAGCGCGACGCCCGGCGTATTTTTGGTGACGATAATCCATTTAAGCGCGGCCTGCCGGTTGAGCGCCACGCCTTTTCCGCTGGCAAAAAGCCGGGCGGCCTCCGGATAGGCGTATTTAAAACCTGCGTTCGCCGCCGCCATAATCAGCCGCGCGCCTTTTTCCCGGTCAAGCTTGAGGCCATTGCCGCGCAGATACATAAGGCCCGCTATATATTCAGCCCGCACGTTATGGTTTTCCGCCGCCTCCACCAGCATTTTTTTTGCGAAACCGGGCCGCTTGCGGACCCCGCCCCTGCCCGCGATGAAAATATCGTACAGTTCCAGCATAGCCGTGGGATCTCCGAGCCGGGCCTGCCTTTGAAACCGCCAGGTGGGATCAGCCGCGTCCTGCAGGCGGAACCCCACCAGCTGGATCTGCGATATCGCGTCGCCCCGTCTGGCCGCTTCCGCCAGCAGTTTATAGGCCTGGACGCTGTTGTCCACTTCCGACGGAGTGAAATACAGAATATGCGCCACCAGCCGCAACGCCGGCGGATAACCCTGCCGGGCGGCAGGTTTGACCGTTTCATAAGCGCGTGCATAGTCAAATTTAAGAATTTCCTCAGTAGCCTGCGCAACGATCGCGTGCATTTGCGGGGAACGGGTATAATAATTCACCACCAGCTCCAGCGTCAGCGCCAAAACAACGGCTATCAGACAGCGCACGAAAACCAGTTTAAACAGCCAGTCCGGAAACGACTGGCGGTGAGGGTTCGCGGCCGCCTGGGCAACCGGCGCAGGCAGAGACTGTTCATACTGAACGGGCGTCTGGAAAAAGTGCTGGCCGGGATGAGGCTCCCGCGCGACGGGCTCCTGCGGCAGCGCGGGCTCCTGCTGCTCCTGCCCGGAAACGGGCCGGGGCAGCTCCGGCGGGGCGGCTTCAGGCCTGGCAAAACGGGCCAGCAGGTCAGCCTGATCCGACTGCGGCTGCCCGGCCGCCAGACCATTCTCCCCGAAGCCTGGAACAGATTCCGGCGTTTCAGCCGGTTTGGAATTTGGTTGCTGATTCGTATTATTGTTTTCGAATGTCATCGCGAATAATTATATAATTTTTTTAACCTATGAAAAGGCTTTTGCTGCTGGCCCTTATCACTCTGTGCCCCGCCGCCGGGGCCGAATATGACACTTCCGGCGTTGCGCAATACACGATTTCGCTCGCGAAACGGATGGGACTGCATGACGAGATCATGAAAATGGCGCACCGCAACAAGGTGAGCACCGCCGCTTTCACCGGGTTTTACACGCGCGTCGCCCTCAAAAACATCCAGCTGCTCAATCTGCAGTATTACATGGTGACCAAGGATATTGAAGCCTCGCCGGTCAACGCGTTCGAATACTACCGCCTGCGCACCGAAACGGAACCGGCCAACGCCGACAACTGGGCTTTCCGCGCCATGGCGGAAGAATCGTTCGTGCCGGGCTATGCCGCAATCCGCAGTTACAGCAAAGCGCTGGAACTTGACCGCAACGGCGGCAATTACGGTTATCTGTACTACCGGCGCGGCAGACTTTACGAGTATCTGGGCGAACCGGAAAAAGCGGAGGCGGATTTAACGGCCAGCCTCGGCGAAGTGTCAGGCAACCCGCTGGCTCATCTGGAACGGGCGCGCGCACGCTATGATCTGGCTGATTATGCGGGCTGCGCGCAGGACCTGTCCGCCTTTTTCAGATACGAACCGCAATCCCGGCTGCGCCAGAGTGAAAGCATGGGATTTCTATGCGAAGCGGTGCGCCATCACGGCCATCAGGCGCAGGGCTGCGGCGACCCCGCCGCTTTTCGGGCCGCTTTTGAAAAAAATGAAAATCCGGCAATTTCAACGGCTGTGAAAAGCGCGTCAGGCACGCCGGAAGAAAAGACTATCGGACTGGCCTCGTCAACCAATCCCGTCAAACTGCTCGCGGCGGACCGCATCATAACAGCCGCGGAAACCGCGCCGCAGACGCTGTTTCTGCGCGGCTATGTGAAATTTCTGCTGGCAAAACAGCGGGTGTATTTGTATGCCGACGCGCTCCCGGATCTGGAGCGGTGCGCGGAAACCGCGGGCGCGCCCGTTCTCAAATCGTGGGCGCTGGCGCTCCTGTCGGACATTTACGGCAGGTACGGCGATCTGCGGCAAAGCATTCAGCTGCTGGGGCAAGCGGTGTTCCTCAATCCCGCCGAACCGCGTTTTTATCTGGCGCGCGCCGCGGCGCGGATTATGACGGATCCCGCAAGCGCGGCAAGCGATCTGTCCGTTTTTTTCAAACTCGCAGGGCCGGAACTGGCCGAAACCGGCGCCGCCTCGCGCGTCTGCCGGCAATTCATGGAAAACCGGCTGGAAATGCCCGGCTGCCGAACCGCGCGGGAATTCGCGGAAACGGATCCCGCGCTGGACAAAACACCCGAACCGCCCGTGCGGGATTTCGTGAAATAGCGCCAGCCAAAACCCGCCGCCGCGATTTTTTTATGGTAAAATGGATTATCCTTACAAGGAGGACGAGCAAATGCCCCATAAAATAAGCAGCGATACTTGCGTGAACTGCGGAGCCTGCGAGCCCTGTTGCCCGGTTCAGGCCATCAGCGAAGCGGACGGCAAAAGAATCATCAATGCGGATGCCTGCATTGACTGCGGAGCCTGCGCAGGAACCTGTCCCGTATCCGCGATTTCGGCCTAAGCCGTTTTACGGAACCCGTACCCCCCGGAGCCTCGGCTTCGGGGGGTATTTTATGGTTCCGCTCACCGAAACCCCGGTGTCCGCCGGAAAAACAACGATTTACCGGCAGGCCGGCGGCGCGGGCGGGGACCGGCAAATTCATCCGCGGAACCTTGCGCGGCCGGCGCAAATATGATAGGACAGTATTAACGGATACCGCGCCGCACCGTCGGCGGGGCTAATTTTTTACACGAACCGGGCGCGCGGTTCGGCGGGAGGCGGTATAATGTTCCAGCTTTGCAAATCAGCCCTTACAGGCAAATCGGCGGAAGGATCCACCGAGCGCCTGCTTCAGCTATGCGCGGGTTACTTTCTGGCTTATGTGCTGACCGGTGTAATAGTAAAATATTTCACGGCGAACTACATGAGCGAGGTCGCTTACCTGGTGTACAGCACGATCGGGGGCTCGCTGATCTGCCTGTCGGTGGTGTTCGCCCTGAAATGGTACCACCTCAAATCTTCGCACGACGTGAACGTGTTCGGCCTGGCCGTGCCGGCGGAATACCTCTATATCATACCGTCCGGCGTATGCACGGCGGTGGTCATACCGACCACGACGCTTATGTACACGCTGCCGATCTCGGTGATGGTGGCCATGGTCATAATGCGAGCCAGCATCATAATCATCAGCCGCGCGATTGACGCGCTCCAGATCCGGCAGGGCATACTTAAAAAAACCGTTTACAAAGAGGAGAACACCGCCGTGGTGTTCGCCGTCATAGCCGCGGGCATGCACCTGGTGAACGTGCAGGCGGGCTCGTTCGATTTCATTCATAACAACATCGCGGTCATAACGCTCTCTTCGTATCTGGTCGCGTATTCCATACGGCTTTACATAATGAACTATTATAAAAACACCCGCCCGAAAGGCGTGGAGCAGGACAATAAAGGGTTCTTCGCCATCGAACAGATCACGTCAAGCGTCACGATCTTTCTGGCGGGCTATCTCATCTACCGCAACTGCCTGCCCTGCGGCTCTCCGCAAAGCTTCTTCACCCAGTATCACGCCAGCATCGCCACTCCTCCGCAGGCCTGGGCCTGGGCGATAGTGGCGGGCACGGTGTTTGGCGTGGCGGCA
Proteins encoded:
- a CDS encoding 4Fe-4S binding protein; the encoded protein is MPHKISSDTCVNCGACEPCCPVQAISEADGKRIINADACIDCGACAGTCPVSAISA